One stretch of Rhipicephalus sanguineus isolate Rsan-2018 unplaced genomic scaffold, BIME_Rsan_1.4 Seq113, whole genome shotgun sequence DNA includes these proteins:
- the LOC119376217 gene encoding late histone H2B.L4 translates to MSSRLATKMAASAKQQQATRAKGGKTAVKRAASTVSSIDGAKKRRRRRRESYSLYIFKVLKQVHPDTGISGKAMAIMNSFVADILDRIGEEAAKLSICSRRSTVTAREIQTVTRLLLPGELARHAVSEGTKAVSKYTSSQPGLPPHAPQQ, encoded by the coding sequence ATGTCATCTAGGCTAGCGACGAAGATGGCAGCTTCAGCTAAACAGCAACAAGCGACGCGGGCAAAGGGCGGCAAGACGGCGGTTAAACGAGCTGCTTCGACAGTGAGTTCCATCGACGGTGCCAAGAagcgccggcgccgccgccgtgAGAGCTACAGCCTTTACATTTTCAAGGTACTGAAGCAAGTTCACCCGGACACTGGAATTTCGGGCAAGGCAATGGCCATCATGAACAGTTTCGTGGCGGACATCTTGGACCGTATCGGCGAGGAGGCAGCGAAGCTATCCATCTGTTCCCGCCGTAGCACTGTTACTGCGCGTGAGATCCAGACCGTGACGCGGCTGCTACTACCTGGTGAGCTGGCACGCCATGCCGTCTCTGAGGGAACTAAAGCAGTGAGCAAGTACACGTCCTCGCAGCCGGGGTTACCGCCGCATGCGCCACAGCAGTAG